GAAAACTTTTGAACTTTGTTAGTAATATTGTATCTTTAATTACTTTTTTATTTTTAGATATAATTCATTTTGAATACGGTATTATCATGGGATTATCAATGATCTTAGGTGCTTATTTTGGATCGAAGTTTGCGGTTCAAAAAGGTGTTGGATATGTAAGGACTTTATTTTTATTAGTTACTATATTATTGATCGGGAAAAATGTTTTGGAATATACTCATATTTTGTAGATTCATACGCATGTATGAATCTCTTTTTTTTATTATATTTTAAAAATTTATTAATTTTTAAAATATAAGTCTAGGAATATTTGAATAAATCTAAATTATCGTGTAGAATAATGTTGTAAAATGTAAACGTTTTTCTAAGGGGAGGCTAAAAAAAATGGTAGTAGCATACAAACATGAGCCATTTACAGATTTTTCAGTGGAGGCTAACAAATTAGCGTTTGAAGAAGGTTTAAAGAAAGTAGAATCTTATCTTGGACAAGACTATCCATTAATTATTGGGGGAGAAAAAATCACTACAGAAGACAAAATTGTTTCTGTAAACCCTGCAAATAAAGAGGAACTTGTTGGTCGTGTTTCAAAAGCAAGCCGTGAGTTAGCTGAAAAAGCAATGCAAGTAGCGGATGAAACATTCCAAACTTGGAGAAAATCAAAGCCAGAAATGCGTGCAGACATTTTATTCCGTGCTGCAGCAATCGTTCGTCGCAGAAAACATGAATTCTCTGCTATTCTTGTAAAAGAAGCAGGTAAGCCATGGAATGAGGCAGACGCTGATACAGCAGAAGCAATCGACTTTATGGAATATTATGGTCGTCAAATGTTAAAATTAAAAGACGGTATTCCAGTAGAAAGCCGTCCAATTGAATATAATCGTTTCTCTTACATTCCATTAGGAGTAGGTGTTATCATTTCTCCTTGGAACTTCCCATTCGCAATTATGGCAGGTATGACAACAGCTGCTTTAGTTTCTGGTAACACAGTATTACTAAAACCAGCTAGTACAACTCCTGTAGTGGCAGCGAAATTTATGGAAGTATTAGAAGAAGCTGGCTTACCAGCTGGCGTAGTAAACTTCGTTCCAGGTAATGGTTCTGAAGTTGGTGACTACTTAGTTGATCATCCTCGTACACGTTTCGTAAGTTTCACGGGATCTCGTGATGTAGGTATCCGTATCTATGAGCGTGCAGCGAAAGTAAACCCAGGCCAAATTTGGTTGAAACGCGTTATCGCTGAAATGGGCGGTAAAGATACAATCGTTGTTGATAAAGAAGCAGATCTTGAATTAGCAGCTAAGTCTATCGTTGCATCAGCATTCGGATTCTCAGGACAAAAATGTTCTGCATGTTCTCGTGCAGTAATCCATGAAGATGTATATGATCATGTATTAAATCGTGCTGTTGAATTAACAAAAGAATTAACAGTTGCTAACCCAGCAGTATTAGGTACAAACATGGGTCCTGTTAATGACCAAGCTGCATTCGATAAAGTAATGAGCTATGTTGCAATTGGTAAAGAAGAAGGTAGAATCTTAGCAGGTGGCGAAGGAGACGATTCTAAAGGCTGGTTCATCCAACCAACAATCGTTGCTGACGTTGCAGAAGATGCTCGCTTAATGAAAGAAGAAATCTTCGGACCAGTAGTAGCATTCTGTAAAGCGAAAGACTTCGATCATGCACTTGCAATTGCAAATAATACGGAATACGGTTTAACAGGTGCTGTTATTACTAACAACCGTGACCATATTGAAAAAGCACGCGAAGACTTCCACGTTGGTAACTTATACTTCAACCGTGGATGTACTGGTGCAATCGTAGGTTACCAACCATTCGGTGGCTTTAACATGTCTGGTACAGACTCTAAAGCTGGTGGAC
This DNA window, taken from Bacillus cereus ATCC 14579, encodes the following:
- the pruA gene encoding L-glutamate gamma-semialdehyde dehydrogenase; this encodes MVVAYKHEPFTDFSVEANKLAFEEGLKKVESYLGQDYPLIIGGEKITTEDKIVSVNPANKEELVGRVSKASRELAEKAMQVADETFQTWRKSKPEMRADILFRAAAIVRRRKHEFSAILVKEAGKPWNEADADTAEAIDFMEYYGRQMLKLKDGIPVESRPIEYNRFSYIPLGVGVIISPWNFPFAIMAGMTTAALVSGNTVLLKPASTTPVVAAKFMEVLEEAGLPAGVVNFVPGNGSEVGDYLVDHPRTRFVSFTGSRDVGIRIYERAAKVNPGQIWLKRVIAEMGGKDTIVVDKEADLELAAKSIVASAFGFSGQKCSACSRAVIHEDVYDHVLNRAVELTKELTVANPAVLGTNMGPVNDQAAFDKVMSYVAIGKEEGRILAGGEGDDSKGWFIQPTIVADVAEDARLMKEEIFGPVVAFCKAKDFDHALAIANNTEYGLTGAVITNNRDHIEKAREDFHVGNLYFNRGCTGAIVGYQPFGGFNMSGTDSKAGGPDYLALHMQAKTTSETL